TTCCAAATGGCGTATGGGAAATCCTACAAAGTGGAACAGACCAGGCCATCTCCATTGAAAAAACTGGAACTGCTGTTGCCTTGTACATAGCCTCTTCTATTCCGAATTCCGGAGCAGTTGTCGCTAAAATGAGGACCAGCGCCATGTTCAAAGATCTTGATAGTGATGCTGAAGCTTTGGCTTTTTACCTGATTGATCAAAAAGGTCTTATTCTATATACCAACGATGGCCCGGAGCGGGCATTGAATGAAAGCTTTGATAATTATAGCCAGATCAAAGATCGTGGCACCAGCGCAATCGAAATGATTGAAACCAATGATCAGTATTTAATGGTCAAAAAACTCAATGTAGCGAACACATCCAATTGGTCGCTCGTATTTGAGGTAGATAAATCTGTGGTACTCTCTCCTATTGGTAATATTCAATCTTCGTTGATCATTGCCGTGGTGATCATTCTTGTCATTGTTGCCCTGCTGGCTCTGGTTGCGGCCAATATTTTTGTGAAACCGATTATTCAGCTCAGTAAGGTCGCCGAGGAGATCGGAAATGGCAATTTGAAGGCGAAGGTTGATATTCAGTCAAAAGATGAGTTAGGCAAACTGGGAGAGCAGCTCAACAGCATGTCTGAACGACTTGATAAAATATTGAACGAGGAAAAAGAACTCAGCAATCAGCTAGGCTCTCAGGCTTCAGAGCTGGAAGATCAAAAGAACCAACTCGAAATTGCTCATGCCCAAATCACTTCGAGCCTAGATTACGCCCAGAGGATCCAATCTTCGATGTTACCTACCAACTCGGAATTGCGAAGGAATGTCATGGATTCTTTTATCTTCTTCCGTCCTAAGGATGTGGTAAGTGGTGACTTCTTCTGGTTTGAGAAAGTACGTAGAGGCCGTAGTGAATTCCTGATCCTTGCAGCGGCAGATTGTACCGGACATGGTGTCCCTGGAGCAATTATGTCCATGATGGGTGGAAACCAGCTAACGAACATCATCTACTATCAGAACTACATAGAGCCAGAAAAGATCCTTGCCCGACTCGACAAGGCCATCAAATTTGAGCTTTATCGTGATGAACAAGTGACTCAACGTCGTGATGGAATGGAAATCATGGTATGCGTCATTGACCTGGATTCTCTGGAAATGAAATTTGCAGGAGCGGGCATGCCATTACTCCGACTGCCAAAAGAAGGAGAAATGGAAGTACATAAGAGCCCAAGACTCATGATTGGCGGTGTAGAAGGAGATGACGAGAAAGAGGTTGAAGAACAGTTTAAACTGGAGACCATGCAGCTGGATGAAGGAGATAAGATCTTCTTAGCCTCTGACGGATTCCAGGATCAGTTTGGCGGACCGGATGACAAAAGATACATGGCTAGAAACATGAGAAGGTTCCTGGAGAAAAATCGGGACTTGAAAATGAAAGAAGTAGGCGGTAAGGTTGAGCAGGAATTTGATCGCTGGAAGGGAGAGCAAGATCAGACAGATGATGTGCTACTTATCGGTGTAGAGTTGTAAAACAAAAAAAAGCCTGATCTCAAAGAGATCAGGCAATCATATCTTCTTTTACTTGTAATTCGTATAATTCATCCATCCATTTATTTAGGATGGAAAGCGCCTCATCTGAAAGCTCAAGATCATCCGAGGGTTCTTGTAATCCAGAAACATCTACACCGATATCACGAAGCTCAGGAATTGATTTTAGCACAATTCTTGGCCATGATTGCGGGGTGATGTTTTCCATACACCAATTTTTATAATTGATTGCCTTCATACTAAAATCTATATCTCATTGATTTTGAAACCGATGACCGTGATGTCATCATTCAAACCGGAATTACCGATCCAGTCCGAAATGGTTTCATCCATAAACTTACCCTGCTCATCCATCGGCATATTACGCACACTTTTTAGCAACTCCTCAAACTTTTCGTAAGAGAACGTAATATCGTCTGAATTGCGTTGATTGAAATAACCGTTTGTGTACATGTAAAATGTACTATCAGGCTTCAATTCAATCTTATCATCGGTCAGTGACCCTACCTTGTCCACATCCTCTCCCTCAAGAATAATCATTTCATTACCTCCGTTGAAGAGGATCATGTCCTGATTCAAGCCACTGAATTGTAGGGTTTGCTTGTAATTATCAATCACTAGAATAGAAGCTTTCATCTCGCACAGCAACTCATTCGAGCCTGCTGCATCTACTTCTTCCTTCAGGTACCTGATAATATCTCCCGAATGGAAGATCTTACGGTCATGCACGAGTTCATTCAAAATAGAATCAGCAATCAAGGTCTTTAGCGAACCTATGATCCCCTTTCCATCGAACTCGATGATGCCTACAATGGTATAGTCTTCCTTTCTGAAGTTGAAACTTGTAGCCCACAAAAACTCTTCACTAAACAAGTATTTCGTTTTGTAGATCACAAAATGATCTTCAAATAATCGTTTCAGACTTCTGCCAGTAGGCAACATGGATTTTTGCAACTCACCCGCATATCGAATACTACTGATCAATCGTTCGTTGATCTTATTCAATTCGCTGGTACGCTCTGCAACCTTCCGTTCTAATTCGTCATTGGAAACCTCGAGCGCTTTGATGTGCTCCTCGGTTTGCATCACCTCGTTATAGGACTCTATTGCCCGATCAAGGACGGCCTTCATTTCCTCGAAGTTCCAGGGCTTGGTGATGTATTTATAGATACCACAACGGTTAATCCCGTCTTTGATGGCCTCTATATCTGTAAATCCTGTGAGAATGATCTTGATGACGTCCGGGTAATCTGGAAGAATCTTTTCCAAAAACTCCGTTCCCGTCATTTCAGGCATTCGCTGATCAGTGATGATGATCCTGATGTCATTTTCCTTTAGGACATCAATCGCGTCGATAGGATTAACTGATGTATGGACTTTGAAGAACCTACGGAAATTGGATTTGAATACCCTTAGGTTCGTCTCTTCATCATCCACATACAGGATTTGATGCTTCTCTACTTTTTTCTCTTTTTCAGGTTCAGCTACGCTAACGGCTTCCATTCAGTATCTCTTAATACAGTAACTTCAAAATTACTACAATAACCTTTTAGGACTTTCCAGATGAAGCAACCACTTCGCCGGTGCTTACTGCATCAGCCTGGAATTTCTTGGGTAGATAAATAGCGAACTCAGTTCCTTTACCTTCTTCACTATTCAACTCAATTCTACCTTTGTGCTTCTCAATGATTCCATAGGTAATGGACATTCCAAGTCCTGTCCCTACGCCTACTGCCTTTGTGGTGAAGAATGGCTCCCAGATCCTGTTTTTGATTTTTTCAGGAATACCAACACCATTATCAGTTAGTCTTACAATAATGCTATCTTCAGTCTCTTCGGTGTAAAGCTTGATCTCTCCATCTTTTCGATCTTCAGGTATCGCCTGGATACCATTATTCAGAATGTTCATGAATACCTGGTTCAACTGACCTGGGTAGCAATCGATCTGAGACATATTCTCTTCATAATATTTAGAGACCTTCACACGGTTCTTCGTCTTGTTTCTAAGTAGTACAAGCGTGGCGTCAAGGTTTTCATTGATATTGGCCTTTTTAACCTCCTCTTCATCGAGACGAGAGAATACCCTAAGACCTTTTACAATTTCAATGGTTCTGGTCACACCATAGTTTACGTCCTTCATCAGATCATCCAGCTCCTCCATGAGTTCATCATACTCATGATCTTCCTTCAACTCCTTGATGGATTCCACAACCTCTGAAGGATCGTCACCATCATCCAGCCGGGCATATTCTTCTACAATCTCTTTCAATGCATCAATCGACATCTTCAACGAGCTCATACCACTGGAAATAAAGTTGACCGGGTTGTTGATCTCGTGTGCAATACCGGCAGTCAACTGTCCTAGTGATGCCATTTTTTCGGAGTGTACCAACTGCGACTGGGCACCCTTCAGGTTTTCCAGTGCATTGTTCAGTTCCGTCTTTGCATTTTTCTCCTCTTCCAGCAACTGCTTCATCTTCTTCTCTGCAAGGAAAAGTTTTTCGTTATCCTCCAGCTGCTTATCAGCCAACTCTCTGATTTCTGTCTCAGAATTCTGAAGCTTGGCGTAGGCATTGTTCAATGCTTCCTGTGCCTGGATCAATTGTTCGTTAATGGCAATCTGCTCTTCCGTACTTTTCAGTAGTTTAGACTCAGATTCCTGGAGCTTGGAGTTTTTCGATTCCAATTCCTTTCGCGAAACGATTAACTGTTTGTTAATATGTTTCTGCTTGGCATAAGAAACCCTCAACTTCTTTTCAGATCCTTTCAGCTCGACATAGGCCTTGTTCGCAGAGAGGAAATTTTGACCGGCCAGTTTAACCAGTGGTCGTACAATGAACAGACCTTGCAATAAGATGATACCAAAAAAGCCTACGAGAACGACCTTTTCAATGAGGTCAAAACCAGATTTACGGATCTTGGAATTATCATTCAACCAATCAGTAATGTTCTCAACAGCAATTTGATATTTTCTGCTGGTAACAAGGATGGCCTCAATTGAACTCCTTAAAGAGATATAATTCACATCCCGTTCATTCGTAGAATACTCAATCCCCAGCAAGTTGGTGGCGTTGGTATTCATCTCGTTGTAAAAGAACCTTAGGTTTTCCTGCAACTGTTCGTACTCATCTGTAGTTGAAGGTTTTTCAAGCCCCAACTCCGCATCTCCTTCGGCCAGCGCCTGATGAACCTGCCTCCAATCCGGAACGATCCTTCCCAGTTCTGCTTGAAAAATCTTAAAATTTCGTTCGTTATTTGAATATCCCATACCAACTGCAGCTTTCGCAATGCGTTGACCATGCATCTCTTGTCTTGCCGAATATGTGATATAATCAGAATCGTTATTGAACGTTTTGATCACATCTGCCTGGACAAAGAATATATAATAAGCCACAGCGCCAATTGTCACAGCTGCGGTTATCATGTACAGGATGGCGTATAAATCTTTCTTCATAATCGCTCTTGAGTATTTGGTACTCCTAATTGTAAGGTGCTTTAAAATTATAAAGAATACAACTACCTACTTCTTAATCGCTAGTGAAACCTTCTTTTTAGGAGTTGAACGGGAATTATCCCCCCTTAGCATTATAGGAACAAATTCACGCGTGATTTTCACGATTTTTAGTCAAATTTGCATCAGTGTTTGAGAAAGGAAAGCAGAGAACCGACTAACTGCCTTGTGACCAACAAAATGATAAATTAAAGAGAATCAACTACTTAGGACCTCTTTGAAATAATCACTTTAACTGGAGACGCGCAAGATATTTAGAGATAATAATTTAATCTATTGGATTTGTATCCAAATAGTTTTTACTTTCCGATTCTGAAATACCCTAATTAGGCAAATGGATTATTTAAGGAGTTATAAAAATATCTATGATCAGAACATCATTCTGATGTACAAGGGTGAATTGACTTTCGATCTGGTGACGGCAATGATCGCTACGCTGGAGGAACGACTAGACGAATTGGAAGAGAATCGTAAAGTCAGGAAGAAATTTTACAACGTAGCAACTGAATGTATTCAAAATCTTTATTACCATTTGGATGAGGTTCACGCCGATGAATTCAATGTGAGCACTTATGATTCCAGATCTGCCTTGGTCCTCATTGCTGCAAGGAAAAGATTTTATAGCTTACAGACTGGAAACTACGTCCCTCAGCCTAAAGTAGACGATATTCAGAAACGGCTGGATGATATTAATTCCGTGGCACCAGAAGAATTAAGAGCTTTGTATAAGAAAGTATTGAACGAACAAGAGTTTTCCGATAAAGGTACTGGAGGGCTCGGGTTTATTGATATAGCCAGGAAAACTGGTGGGCAAAAATTAGGTTATAAGTTTCAACCCGTAACTGAGGACATCTCGTATTTTACGTTCCAGGTGAGATTACCTAGGATATTCGAGTAGTTTGTAACATTTTTGGGTAGCAGAATGGATAAAATTTTCATAGAACCAACGAGAGTTACTCCCCTCATTAATTTCGATCCCGATCATGGGCTTCTGGAAATCAAGGGACGTTCGAGTCCGGAGAATTCCGTGCAGTTTTATCAGGGCCTGATCGATGCGTTAGATAATTTCGCGAAGGAAGACGAAATTTCAGGGCTAACTGCGAATATTGCTTTCGAATACTTTAATACCAGTTCTTCGAAATGTCTTTTTGATGTTTTCAAAAAGATGACAAAAATCGAAGATGCTGGCGGCGAACTGACCATCAACTGGTTTTATGAGGAAGATGATGAGGACATGATGGAAGCCGGAGAAGACTATAGTGACCTGTTAGATCTTGAATTTAATTTCCTGGAAATTGAAGATTAAATCAGGCTTTTTAACATCTTAGAAATAGAAGGTTAAATTTGCCGGATGGATAAACCGCGAGAGCTGTATCATGATGAGATAACTCATCTCAAGCAATTTCGCCAGAAAATAGACACCAAAGCTATTTTCAAGGAGGATCTCGACGAGTTTTCTGACCACTACGAAGACCTGATCGCTCAGGCAAAAGTAATCACCCGAGTTAGCGACCGACTGCAAAAGAAGCTGGATAAGGCCAATATCCAGATCCAGGACCAGAATGTCGAAATCAAAGACAAGAACCTTGAACTGAGCAATACCATTGACCAATTGGCACAAGCCAAGGTTGGCAAACGTGCTTCTACGATCATGCTTACTGTGGGTTTGCTATTATTTATTCTGGAACAGATCTTTCTTGAACCCATCATTGAAGCCAATATTCCAGCTAGTTACAGTTTCGTAGGTTATATCATCCTAATCATCCTGTTCTTCATCGTCAAGTATTTTGAGGGTGCATTGGAAGGCTACTTCATGAAGCAGCAGAAGAAAAAAATTATTGAACAAAAAGGAGCTTTAGAAGAAGCAGCAGTGTAAATTCCCGAGTACGTTTTTAAAAGTGCTTATGGATTTTGCTACCATCGACATCATTGTCTTTGTCGGATATTGCCTACTGATCGTAGGAATTGGAATTTATGTTTCGAGGGATAAAAAAGGTCACGAGAAAAGTGCCGAAGACTACTTCCTCGCAGGTAAATCTCTCCCCTGGTGGGCCATTGGAGCTTCCCTGATCGCGGCAAACATTTCAGCTGAACAATTCATCGGCATGTCAGGGTCCGGATTTGCACTTGGACTGGCCATTGCTTCTTACGAATGGATGGCGGCAGTTACTTTGCTGGTTGTAGGAAAATACTTCCTTCCCATTTTTATAGAAAAAGGACTTTACACGATCCCTGAATTTGTAGAAAAACGCTATAGCACCAATCTAAAAACCATATTAGCAGTCTTCTGGATCGCACTCTATGTATTTGTCAACCTGACTTCCGTGATGTATCTGGGTGCCAAGGCCCTGGACACGATCATAGGAACAGGTGATGGCTCTATCATGATGACCAGTGTGATCGGTCTTGCATTATTTGCTGCAGCCTACTCGCTTTGGGGCGGCTTATCTGCTGTGGCATGGACCGATGTGGTACAAGTTGTATTATTGATCATTGGCGGACTGGTGACTACATTTATCGCTTTGGACCATCTTGTGCCTGATGGAAGTGCCTGGGACGGACTCACCTACTTATATAACAAGGTACCCGAGAAATTCTCGATGATCCTTAGTCAGGGAGAGATCATTACTCCAAATGGCAAGGATGCCTGGAACGACCTACCTGGTCTTGCGGTTCTGGTAGGAGGCATGTGGGTTGCCAATGTATATTACTGGGGTTTCAACCAATATATCATCCAACGAACATTGGCCGCCAAAAGTCTGAAAGAGTCTCAAAAAGGAATTGTGTTTGCTGCAGCACTGAAGTTAATCATCCCGTTGATTGTGGTTATTCCGGGAATCATTGCATTTGTCATGAATTCAGATGCCTCAGGCGTGGTAGCATCAGGCGTAGCTGACCCGACCTTCCTCAATCCCGAAGGTGGTATCATCAATGATAATGCAGCTCCGTGGCTGATCAAGTCATTTGTTCCTGTCGGCTTAAAAGGTCTCGTATTGGCGGCTCTAGCAGCGGCGATCGTATCCTCTTTAGCTTCTATGCTCAACTCCACTGCGACCATCTTTACGATGGACATCTATAAACCTTACATCAATCAAAATGCCACCGACAAACAAACGGTGAACGTGGGTAGGCTTACTGCTGCTGTTGCACTGGTATTGGCCGTGTTTATTGCTCCTGCGCTGGGAAATATTGATCAGGCATTCCAATTCATTCAGGAATACACGGGAGTAGTAAGTCCGGGCATACTAGCCGTATTCCTTACAGGACTTTTCTGGAAGAAAGCAACCAATAATGCTGCCATCTGGGGAATCCTTATCTCTATCCCAATTGCTTTGTATTTCAAGGTAGCTCCTAAAGGATGGAGTGATGCAGCCATGTTTATTGATTGGCCGTTCATGCATCAAATGCTGGCTACTTGTTTGATATCCATTGCGATTATATTAGGGATCAGTCACCTTGAAGGAAAAGGAGCAGACGATGCCAAAGGCATTCCTTTGAACAAGGACCTGTTCAAAACGTCTAGCACGTTCAATATCGGTGCTATGATCGTATTGATCATTATCGCTTTTCTGTATGCATTCTTTTGGTAAAAAGTAATAATCACCAAAAGAGTCAGACAGGGATCATAAAAAAAAATTGCCTGATCTATCGTTTTGAAACCGAATGCCCATTGGCTTATTCATCATAAGAGAATTTAATCATCTTATATTAAGGTTAACATTGTATTCCCTCGACATCCAGTGATTAAACTCATCTTGTAACTGTTCAATGGGCATTGCAATAGCTTCTTCTAATACGTTGACAGGATCAAAATCAGGTCCTTCAAAGATTCGAGATGGCCTTTCTTTATAAGCTTGAATCACTGATGGGATCAAATCTCGGCTATCAAAAAACATCATTAAGTGTTTAGCCATTGCATAATTCAATGCAACATCACAAGCATTGACTTCATCTTGATACTCGTCTACTGTTAAGAGTTCATCATTCGAACCATGATACTGAAAATTACTCCAATTACCAGCTATTAAGTGTTTGATGCTAGGCATCCACTCAAATCTTTTGGCGTGCTGCCTAAGTACCGTGGTTCTCCATACCCTTTTATTGTGTCGGAGTGTGTCATTTTTCCAGTGAGATTCTTCATAAAGGCTGGCCAGCCCTTCGTCTAGCCATGCAGGAATATCTCCGATATCGGTTCGAATCATCAAATGAAATAACTCATGCACGATTGTCCCCATACCTTGTTTAGTAGAATTTCCAAGTACACTGAGATCGGATAAGTTGGAATAACCAATATTTTCTTTGGGAATATTGATACCATGTGCGATTTGAGCCGCTTCTGCTAGTCTTTTTTTGTTTCCCATTAGATATACCGCGATTACTTTATTGGACGGTCTTACTCCATAATACTTATAGAAGAAAGTATAAATACGCTCAAGCTCTGCTGCAGGACGCACAAAATGATTTCTCTTGACATCCCGCTTTGACGGAAGAATAAAGACAAACCTACCCTGTCCTACTACGCCAAACTTCTTAGGTAGATAGTCCTTATAATATTTTTCTGCTTCATCAAGTTCTGAAATATCAAATATTCGTTTTGTAAGTTCTTCCTGATCAAAAGTCGGATCAAGTTGGAATTGAGACATTACTTGATCACAGTTGAAGACATAGCCCATTTTGCCCCGAACAGAAGAAGAAACATCCGCCTCTGCAAACGTGGCAGTGATGAACTCCGAGACAAAACTATTGTCAATTCGAATTTCAGCCGGTCGCGAACAGCTATTGCGGCTAGAGGTAATCAGGTTGTAGACATTGGGGTCTTTGCTGTAATCTTCCAGAATAGCATCAAAACAACGACCAGCCCTCTCAACCTCGCCTAGACAACACATCGCTAATGACAAATAATAATCTGTCATCCAGTTTTTACCATATTCCGATTCACGTACCGCGAGTGCTTCTTCAACCAACTCTGCGCATCGTTCTTCCTTTAATAAGCGTTCAAACCTGGCGTGATCATAGTTAATTTGCGCATTAACGATCCAGCTGACAGTCAACGATAGGATTACAAGTAGACTTCTCATGGGTTTTTCTTTGGAGGAAACATTTTATCAAACTTGTCCAAGATGTCCGAATTATCCTCCTGTGGTTTCTTGCCGGTGGCACCTCCTTGAAGTTCCAGCAGATCCAGAGAAATAATATTTTTCGCATTTAAATAGAGAGGGGCATCTTGTACCTCCATGTCATTGTGGGTGATAATTGTGGCGAGCATCAAGATCGTCCCTAGTAGACCGAATATCACTCCGGGAGAGCTGGAAACTACCTTAAATCGGACCATGTCTTTAGCTGAACCTTCCAATTCAGAGGGGTTTTCACTGAGTTTACCGATGATAAATACAGATCCGACAATTGCCAAAATCATCCCTGTAAAGAACCCCAAATATTTCACATAGATACGCGACATTAGTATTTGACCTGCTTGTGAATATCTACGGTAGTAGCTTTCTTGTTCAAGTTTGGTAAGCGTAATCCATTTGAGATACCGCTCTTTGTCTTTGATATCTCTATATGTAATTGTCGCTTCCGGTAAGATTGTGCCAATAAGCGTAGAATCTCTTCTTACTTCCAGCGCTTCATTGAATTTCGTAATCTGATTGGAAGCCATAAATATGAAGCAACCAACCAGTACGGTAGGCATTAGGATCAACCATGGAAGTAATCTCTTTTGCCAATTCCAGGTCTGTAAGTCTCCGGAAGGATCGGCATTCTTACCTTCAGGTTTTTCTTGTCTATGTTGGCTCATTTTAAGTCAGGTATAACTAAAACTAGAAAATCTAAAATGATTATCCTAATCTGACTTTATCAAATAACCTGAGTTATGAATGATTCTCCTATTTATCCTAAGTGTGATATTTCTATTCGCGATATAAGCTCAATCTGAGACTCTTCTCAACATTGATTAATGCGACCTTCATCTGATTTCAGAATCATTTTATGAATGTCCTCTTCTTTTTTGACAGAAACAAAGGAGTCTATCTAATCGGAATTGGCCTAAATCTCACTGACCAATCGATTACAGGTAGCCTTTTTCATGTGGTCATCAAGTTCCTGCATAAGTCCCTGAATCTCCAGAAATGTATCATCTGTATTTTCAGCGTTCTTGAGCTCATTGAAACCAATTTCATTGACCTTCTTCATAACTGTATATAGATCAAGCTTATTGATGTCTTGTGCGGGACTAAAAGCTTCCAAATCATCTTCAGAAGCCACCTGAACCAACACTCCAGCCTCTACTAAGTCAAAACAGACGTCTCGAATGAATCGATAGGGAATCTCTACTAACGCAGAGATTTCACTGAGATTAAGTGGTGGCTTGCCTTCCTTGAAGTTCTGAACGATGTGCTTCAATACCAATAAAGTGATCTGCCATTTGTGGCTATAGCTCGGGATCATTTTTCGGTTATTGTACCGCCAACTATTGGCATTTTGCGTCGCGTAGGCATATTCCGCCCCGAACAGTACAATGGTCCAACTAAGTTGCAACCAGATCAGAAACAGGGGAAGTGCCGCGAAACTACCATAGATCGCGTTGTACTTGGATAGAAATACCTGTCCCTGAATCCAGGCGATCTGTGTCAATTCATAAGCTGTTCCTGCCACGATACCAGCAATTAGTGCCGGCCATATCTTCACTTGTGTATTAGGGAAAATTAGGTAAAGCAGTGTCAATAAAATCCAGATCAACACATACCTTGAAAACTGAATGAGTGGCTTCAAATAGCCCAGGACTTCAATTTCAGCGGCCAGGTGATCTAATTGCGTCACCGCGAAAGCGGTCACACTACCGGAAAGAATGATGAAAATGGGTCCGATAATGATGATCGCCAGGTAATCGGACAATTTACGCTGCCATGTCCTACTTTTTGCCTGCCAAATGTGATTGAAAGATACTTCAATATTATTCAGCAAGCGGACCACTGCATAGATGAGGAAAACGAAACTAATTCCTGTGATCACTCCCCCATTGGCGGTTTCCAACATGCTTTTTGAAAACTCCAGGGCTTTGTCCAGCACTTCACTTTGGCCACTACCAAAAAACCGACTCAATTCCTCCGTTAGGAATTTCTCCAATCCAAAGCCTTGCGCAATACCAAAAGCCATGGCCAATACAGGCACTACCGATAACGCAGAAAAATAAGTCAGTGCTGAGGCAGTTTCAGAAGCACGGTCTTTGCCAAATTCCAGAATGGAAATGATCAGTATCCTTAACTGCTTGTACCAAATAGCTGTCCATTTGGGCAGTGTAGACACTTTGACGTTCCAGATATCAACTTCTAAAAATTGACGGATCGATTTTATTCGGTCGTTCAGTGACATAAGATCAATTTACTAGATCAAATGTAAGACTACTTTATGAAGATGAGGTTTTTCGATGCTTCGGAATTGATTTTTCCCACTTCCTTGTACATTTCTACAGTAGTTTGTGTCTATAAAATATGCGAGAGCAATTAATGAAAGCGTTTGAGAGGATTCAAACGATGGCTAGCATATCCTTCGAATAAAAAAAGGGACGTTGCATCCCTTTTTGTGTAATCACCTGTAAAGACAACCTTTACTTAAATCGATATTAGTATCTAACCACTTCTTAAACAATTGGGAATAGAATTACCCTAACTCATCAACCTATAAGGTCTAATTGAAGCCGTAATTGAAAGACCTTATAATTTTTACCCTCGCTTCAATTCGAGGATTGTAATCTCTGGAAGGATGCCGATTCTACCTGGATAGCCAATGTAACCAAAGCCACGGTTTACATAGAGATATTGCGAACCTTCCTGATACAAGTCCGCCCATTGTTTGTAGATGAACTTGGAAGGACTCCATCGAAAGTCCCCGATCTCAATTCCCAATTGCATGCCATGCGTATGTCCGGCCAGCGTGAGGTCAATATCTCCAAATTCCGGGCGGATTTGTGCATCCCAATGACTGGGGTCGTGGGACATCAATATCTTGAATGGCTGTTCTTCCATACCTTCATAAGTCTTCGCCAGATCACCGTATTTGCTGAAGCGACCGGCACCCCAGTTTTCACAACCCATCAGTCCAATCGATTGACCATCCACGGTAACCAGTTGATTTTCATTCAGCATGATGTTCCAATCCATGAACCGATGCATTTCATGGAGTTGATTCCGATCCTTCTGCTTTTGCTGAGGGGTCATACTGCTGTAATCGGCATAGTCATGATTTCCCATCACCGAATGCACTCCTAATGGCGCATCCAATTTCTTAAAAATATCCAGATAATCTTTTGCTTCCTCACTTTGGTTATTCACAAGGTCACCTGTAAAACAAATGAGATCTGGCTTTTCCGCATTGACCATATCCACGCCACCTGCGACCGCTGTTTTATTGAAAAAACTACCGGTATGAATATCCGACAATTGTGCCAAACGTATGCCATCAAACTCCTTGGGCAGATTTGGAAAAGTCACCGTCCTGCGTCTGACCCGATAATCATGCGCTCCTGAGATG
This DNA window, taken from Cytophagales bacterium, encodes the following:
- a CDS encoding sodium/sugar symporter, whose product is MDFATIDIIVFVGYCLLIVGIGIYVSRDKKGHEKSAEDYFLAGKSLPWWAIGASLIAANISAEQFIGMSGSGFALGLAIASYEWMAAVTLLVVGKYFLPIFIEKGLYTIPEFVEKRYSTNLKTILAVFWIALYVFVNLTSVMYLGAKALDTIIGTGDGSIMMTSVIGLALFAAAYSLWGGLSAVAWTDVVQVVLLIIGGLVTTFIALDHLVPDGSAWDGLTYLYNKVPEKFSMILSQGEIITPNGKDAWNDLPGLAVLVGGMWVANVYYWGFNQYIIQRTLAAKSLKESQKGIVFAAALKLIIPLIVVIPGIIAFVMNSDASGVVASGVADPTFLNPEGGIINDNAAPWLIKSFVPVGLKGLVLAALAAAIVSSLASMLNSTATIFTMDIYKPYINQNATDKQTVNVGRLTAAVALVLAVFIAPALGNIDQAFQFIQEYTGVVSPGILAVFLTGLFWKKATNNAAIWGILISIPIALYFKVAPKGWSDAAMFIDWPFMHQMLATCLISIAIILGISHLEGKGADDAKGIPLNKDLFKTSSTFNIGAMIVLIIIAFLYAFFW
- a CDS encoding YihY/virulence factor BrkB family protein, which codes for MSLNDRIKSIRQFLEVDIWNVKVSTLPKWTAIWYKQLRILIISILEFGKDRASETASALTYFSALSVVPVLAMAFGIAQGFGLEKFLTEELSRFFGSGQSEVLDKALEFSKSMLETANGGVITGISFVFLIYAVVRLLNNIEVSFNHIWQAKSRTWQRKLSDYLAIIIIGPIFIILSGSVTAFAVTQLDHLAAEIEVLGYLKPLIQFSRYVLIWILLTLLYLIFPNTQVKIWPALIAGIVAGTAYELTQIAWIQGQVFLSKYNAIYGSFAALPLFLIWLQLSWTIVLFGAEYAYATQNANSWRYNNRKMIPSYSHKWQITLLVLKHIVQNFKEGKPPLNLSEISALVEIPYRFIRDVCFDLVEAGVLVQVASEDDLEAFSPAQDINKLDLYTVMKKVNEIGFNELKNAENTDDTFLEIQGLMQELDDHMKKATCNRLVSEI
- a CDS encoding metallophosphoesterase, translated to MSRFYFLIFFVCVYIALDFYVFQSIKLLVDTDNPVLRKTILWGYWVVTIFALGGAVIYNQLDPVAFKALRVFFISFFFINFIAKVFTSLVLLGDDIRRGVTWMAQFFTRDSPTSPSRSEFITKGALVAGAVPLVTLSFGIISGAHDYRVRRRTVTFPNLPKEFDGIRLAQLSDIHTGSFFNKTAVAGGVDMVNAEKPDLICFTGDLVNNQSEEAKDYLDIFKKLDAPLGVHSVMGNHDYADYSSMTPQQKQKDRNQLHEMHRFMDWNIMLNENQLVTVDGQSIGLMGCENWGAGRFSKYGDLAKTYEGMEEQPFKILMSHDPSHWDAQIRPEFGDIDLTLAGHTHGMQLGIEIGDFRWSPSKFIYKQWADLYQEGSQYLYVNRGFGYIGYPGRIGILPEITILELKRG